The following nucleotide sequence is from Pseudomonas sp. S09G 359.
AACAGGATGACGTCGGCCGCATTGATCTGTTGGTCGATTTCATTCCCAAGATGCTGGCCAGCCAGAATTCGCCTGTCGTGCCATGATTCGATGAGCCCTTCATGGCGTAACGACGCCAGGTGTTTTTCTAACTGATCACGGTATTGCTCGTCATCGTGAGAATACGAAAAAAATACCTTTGCCATTGCTGCTCCTGACTCGCCCGTTGATGAATATGCGCTTCCGAATTGTCGTGTCGAAATAGATCACGTGGCTTGTTACGACTCAAGGCAAATATTCGCACAAGGTTGCACCGGGCGCTCATACGCTTACTGCATCAAGGTGGTGACTGGAAGACTGAAGAGCGGGAACGTATGCCAGTAGCTGTTTCGATGCCCGGAATTGCGGTTATCTGCACGATATCTTCCACAACTGATCCAACCGCGTCGTATAACTCTGACTCATCATCTCCCGCCGCATCGCCCACACAGGGTCCACCGGCACACTAGCCGAGCGCAACGTCCCTTTCCCCCAACGCCCATTGATCTCATCCAACACCGACATCACCCGTGTCGCTTCAGCAGGCTGCGACAACGCAAACAGATCATCCGTATATTCCCCAGGCTGACAAAGCCCCAGCAACAGCACCTCTGCCTTGCTGTAGTTAAACCCCATCCGAAATACCTGTTCCACCGCATCCACCGCAAACCGCGTTAATAGCCGCACATCATCCGTCGGGTAAGGCATCTCCACGACCACCCCATTTGCGTACTTAGCCTCTTCCGGATTAAACATCCCTGTCCGAATCGACACCCTGATCTTCTTGCACAACGATTTCTGCGCCCTCAGCTTTTCCGAAGCTCGCATCATGTACGTGGCCACCGCCTCTTTGATCGGCGCCAGCTCCGTCAGCCGCTGACCAAACATCCGGCTGCAGCAAATCTCTTGCTTGGGCGGATCCGGTTCGTCCAGTTCCAGGCACGGCGTGCCCGACAGCTCCCGGGCGGTCTTTTCAATCACCACGCTGAATTTCTTACGCAGCATCCGCGGATCTGCCTTGGCCAAATCCATTGCCGATTTGATGCCCATCCCGTCCAGATGTTGCTTCATTTTTCGCCCAACACCCCAGACCTCCGCCACATCAGTATTGCGCAGCACCCAGTCCCGTTTCTCCGGCGTGCAGATATCCACCACGCCACCAGTTTGCCCCTGCAGGCGCTTGGCCGTGTGGTTGGCCAATTTCGCCAATGTCTTGGTGTGGGCAATGCCAACACCCACAGGAATACCGGTGCAGCGCAGTACCTGGTTGCGTATGCATCGGCCCAGGGCGTCGAGTTCTGTCATGCCGCTCAGGTCAGCGAAGGCTTCGTCGATGCTGTACACCTCAACCGACGGCACCATTGCTTCAATCAAGCTCATGACCCGTTCACTCATGTCGCCGTACAGGGCGTAGTTGGAGGAGAAGGGCACGATGCCGTGTAGTTTGAGTTTGTGTTTGATCTGAAAGTACGGCTCGCCCATTTTGATAAAGGGTTTGGCGTCGTAGCTGCGGGCGATGACGCAGCCGTCGTTGTTGCTCAGGACTACAATCGGGGTTCTGGCCAGGTCTGGGCGGAACACGCGTTCGCAGCTGGCGTAGAAGCTGTTGCAGTCGATCAGGGCGAATACAGGCGTCGGTTTAGACATGGCTGCGCACGGTGCTGGTGATCACGCCCCAGATCGACAGCTCGTCGCCCTCAAGGATGTAGCGCGCAGGGTATTTGGGGTTTTCCGACAGCAGAATGATCTCTTTGCCACGTTTGCACAGGCGTTTGCAGATGGGTTCATTGTTGAGCACTGCGACGACGACATGACCGTGAGCGGGCTCGATGGAACGGTCGACAATGCCGATATCGCCTTCGTAGATGCCGGCGCCCTGCATGCTCTCGCCGGTGATGGTGATCAGGTAGACGTGGGGCGCGCGGATGTTTAGCACTTCGTCCATCGAGATGTGCTGCTCGATATGGTCGGCCGCCGGGGAAGGGAAACCTGCCGGTACTTGGAAGGAGTAAAAGGGCAGGGTAGCGCCGCCCTCTACTTGAGTGCAGCCGAGTTGATCATCCCGCCTGCATTGCTGAGTGAGTTGGACGCACTAGGTATGTAAGTGCATTGCGGCCCGTTCCCCCGGCGATGCAAGGCAATAGTGTGTTAGCTGCCATCCACCAAGCGCGGGGGAAACAGGGCACTCATTCAAGTCTCCCCCTTACCGGTTGCACGAATGAAAAGGTTGCGCGTTGCAGCGGATGAGCAAGATTATGGATCTCTTGCCTCATATCATCGGACTGGCCCGGGCCATCGATTTCAAACCGGATTTGCCAGCTTGTGTTCCAGGTAGTGAATGTTCACACCACCTTCGCAGAAGCCTTCATCACGAACCAGGTCCCGGTGCAGCGGGATGTTGGTCTTGATGCCGTCTACCACGATTTCGTCCAGGGCATTGCGCATGCGGGCCATCGCCTCGTCGCGGGTGGCGCCCCAGGTGATCAGCTTGCCGATCAGCGAGTCGTAGTTGGACGGAACCTTGTAGCCGCTGTACAGGTGCGAATCCACACGGACGCCGTTGCCGCCGGGCGCGTGGAAATGCTTGACCAGGCCAGGGCTTGGGATAAAGGTTTTCGGGTCTTCGGCGTTGATCCGGCACTCCAGGGAGTGGCCGTGGAGCTTCACGTCGTCCTGGGTAAAGGACAGCACGTTGCCGGCGGCGATGCTGAGCATCTCCTTGACGATGTCGATACCGGTAACCATCTCCGACACCGGGTGCTCTACCTGCACGCGAGTGTTCATCTCGATGAAGTAGAAACGGCCGTTCTCGTACAGGAACTCAAAGGTACCGGCGCCACGGTAGTTGATGTCGATGCACGCCTTGACGCAGCGAGCCAGCACTTCCTGGCGAGCGGTTTCATCCAGGCCCGGTGCCGGCGCTTCTTCCAACACCTTCTGGTGACGACGTTGCAGCGAGCAATCGCGGTCGCCCAGGTGGATGGCGTGGCCCTGGCCGTCGGACAGTACCTGGACTTCCACGTGACGTGGGTTGGTCAGGTACTTTTCCAGGTAGACCATCGGGTTGCCGAACCAGGCGCCCGCTTCGGAGCGGGTCTGCTTGGCGGCTTCGATCAGGTCTTCTTCCTTGTGCACCACACGCATGCCGCGACCACCACCGCCACCGGCGGCCTTGATGATCACCGGGTAACCGACTTCACGACCAATGCGCAGGGCGGTTGCCTCGTCTTCCGGCAGTGGGCCGTCGGAGCCAGGCACGGTTGGCACGCCGGCGGCGATCATGGCGTCCTTGGCCGACACCTTGTCGCCCATCAGGCGAATGGTTTCGGCTTTCGGGCCGATGAAGGCAAAGCCGGATTTTTCCACCTGTTCGGCGAAGTCGGCGTTTTCCGCGAGGAAGCCGTAGCCCGGGTGGATGCCATCAGCGCCGGTCACTTCAGCAGCGGCGATGATGTTCGAGACTTTCAGGTACGAGTTCGTGGCCAGTGGCGGGCCGATGCAAATGCTTTCGTCCGCCAGTTTCACGTGCATCAGTTCGGTATCGGCCGTCGAGTAAACAGCGACGGTCTTGATGCCCAGTTCTTTACAGGCGCGTACGATACGCAAGGCAATTTCGCCACGGTTGGCGATCACTACTTTTTGCAGTTTTGCGACTTCACTCATTCTGACCTCCGCGTCGCTCAAACAATGTTGAACATGGGCTGGTCGTATTCAACGGGCTGACCGTCTTCGACCATGATTGCCTCAATGACCCCACTGCAGGTTGCCTCCACGGTGTTCATCATTTTCATGGCTTCCACGATGCACAAGACATCGCCCTTTGCCACGGATTGGCCAATCTCAACGAACGCTGCTGAAGTCGCCGATGCCTTTCGGTAGAACACGCCCACCATCGGTGCCGAGATAACCGTCCCGACGGGTTTAGGCTTGACCGGAGCCTGCTGCAGTTCGGCTATCTGTGGAGCGTCCACCGCGGGGATGTGAGCGGCGGGTTTACTGTCTCGACGAAGGCGGACCCGATTGTTGCCTTCTTTGAAATCGATCTCCGCCAGGCCCGAGCCTTCGATCAACTTGACCAGTTCTTTTACTTTTTCAATGTCCATGCAACTGCAACCTTATGTTTGGATTAGGGGCTTAACGTCATGTCGGACTACCTAAGGAGGTTGCCCTTAGACGTTTCACGCAGCGTGAGAATCGCTAACAAGGCACACACCGCAGCACCCGCCATGAAATAGCCCGGTACCAGTAAATTGCCGGTCTTGGTGATAATCGAGGTGACCACGTAGGGGGTGATCCCACCGCCCAGGATGGCGCCCAGGTTGATGCTGATCGCCATGGCCGTGTAGCGCACACGTGTCGGAAATTGCTCGGCGTAAGTCGGGTAGCCCACCGATTGCACGATTGGCATGGGCAAGGTGGCGACAAACATTGCCAGCGCAGCGATCCATAGGCTGCCGCTGTCCATCAGGATCATCATGGGAATCACCAGAATGGCGTAGCCTAGAAAGCCGATGCTCAGTGCCTTCCGGCGACCGATACGGTCTGACAAACCACCCCAGAAGGGCATCATCGCCGCCATGCACAGGCTGATCACTGCAATCACCCAGTAGACTTTGGATTTGTCGAAATGCAGGTAGGTGGTCAGGTAGATGTTCATGAACACCATCCCGATGAAGTAACCCGCATTCTGCGCAGACGCAAATACGATGACCCGCAGCAGTGCCGGCAGGTTTTTGCTGAACACCTCTTTGACCGGTGCTACCGGTGGCTTTTCCTTCTCCAGGAAGGCTTTGAATTCCGGCGTTTCTTCAACGTTATGCCGCATGTAAAACGAAAACATAACCAGCGGGATGGACAGGAAGAACGGGATACGCCAGCCCCATGCCTGCAGTTGCTCGGCACTGAGCAACCCGGTGGTGATACCGCAGACAATCGCGCCGGTGGCGCCACCCACGGCAACGCCCAGCGGTGTGAATGAACCGAAGAACCCGCGTCGGCCGTTGGGAGAAGATTCCGCCACAAACGCTGCGGCGCCTACCACTTCGCCGCCGGCGAAGAAGCCTTGGGACAGTCGCAACAGCACCAGCAGGATAGGCGCGGCCAGGCCGATCTGGGCGGTGGTCGGCAGCACCCCAATAAGAGCGGTGGCGGTGCCCATGCCGATCACGGTGCTGAGCAGTACTCGACGTCGGCCGATGCGGTCAGCAAGGCGGCCGAGCAGCACGCCGCCGATCGGGCGGATGACAAAGGCAATGCCGAATACCGCCAAAGTGGCGAGGAGGGCGGCGGCGGGATTGTCCCCGGGAAAGAACAGTGGGGCGATGATGGTCGCCATATACCCGTAGATACTGAACTCATAGTATTCAACGGCGGTGCCGGTGGCCGAGGCCATAGCTGCGCGCTTGGCAATCACGGCCGACTGCGTTGTACCGCCGGTGGCGTGTGCCTCGACGTCGATGTGCGGGGAGTGCGTATTTTCAGAGAGAACACGAGACATAAATACCTTCCACTCTGGCCAATGGCCAAAAGAGTTAAGTGGCAGAGGGGCCTGCCTTGAAAGTGACGTACTGAAAACCGACAGTGCACAGTTCATCCGGGCATTCAGGCGCCCAGACGCATCCGTCATTGACTATTCAGCTCTCAGACGAGGTTTTAAGCTCGGCAGTTAAAACGAGGGGTTTGATTCACGAGGCATGGTTGTTTCCTTTTTATTATGGGTAAACGTTATGGGTGTCACTCAAATACGCGTACGCGCGGGCTTTTGAATGGTGATGCCTTCCTTGAGCAGGGCTTGCCTGATGGCACTGGCAAACGCTGCAGCGCCGGGCTGGTCGCCGTGCAGGCAAAGTGTGTGTGCCGTCACCGGTACCCAGGTCCCTTGGGTGGTGCGCACTTCGCCTAAATGCAGCATGTTCATGACCTGATCGATGGCCTCATGGAGGTTTTCGATCATTGCGCCAGGCTGGTTGCGTGGCGTCAGTGTGCCGTCCTCCTGGTAGCTGCGATCGGCAAACACTTCCTGTGCCACGGTCAAGCCACAGGCTTGGGCGGCGGTGACCAAGGCGCTTCCCGACAAGCCGAAAAGAATCAGGCTCGGATCAATGTCTTTTACTGCCCGGCAAATCGCATCGGCAGTGGGGCGGTGCACCGCCGCGAAGTTGTAAAGCGCACCATGGGGTTTGACGTGGCGCAGTTCGACCTTGGCCGCTTTGGTAAAGCCCAGCAACGCACCGACTTGGTAAACGATGAGTTCGTACACTTCATCCTCGGACAGCGTCATCATTCGGCGACCGAAACCTTGCAGGTCGTCAAAGCCAGGATGGGCACCGATTGCCACACCCAACTGTGCTGCCAGCGCCACGGTTGAGCGCATGGAACGCGAATCCCCGGCGTGAAAGCCGCAGGCGATATTGGCTGAGGTGAGGTGTGGAAGAATCGCCGCATCGTCGCCTGCGCGATAAATGCTGAAACCTTCGCCAAGGTCGCTGTTGAAGTCTATTTCAGGCATTAAAGGCCTCCATCGCTTTGAGCGTGCGAGCGCGGGTGAGCAGCAATGCTTCGGCGGCGCTCAAATCTATAAGAGAGAATCGCAACTTGTCGCCCGGCAGTAACTGCGCGAGCCGTGGCAGATCGACACTGGCTACTTGGGCGATACGTGGATATCCGCCGGTCGTTTGTCGGTCAGCCATCAAGATCAGCGGCTTGCCGCTGGGAGGCACTTGGACGGTGCCGAACGCGACACTTTCCGATAACAGTTCTTTGGGCGAAGACAACGCCAGCGGTGTGCCATCGAGTCGGTAGCCCATACGGTCCGAGTCACCGCTCAGGGTGTAGTCATGGTTCAAGAAGTGCGCTTGGGACTCGGCGGAGAAGTCCTTCCATTCTCGCCCCGCGATCACTCTGATCGGTTCGCAGACGACCGCTTCATAAAGCCCAAAGTTGGAGCGGGGGCTTAGGCGAGGCGGGTTGGCAAACGATGAGCAGATAGGGATCATATCCCCGGCTTGCAGCGCACGGCCGCGCAGCCCGCCGAACCCGCCCCGGGAGTACGTGCTGGTGCTGTTCATCAACGGGTGCAGCAAAAAGCCGCCAGCTACCGCGAGGTAACTGCGGGCGCCCTGTCGCCGTTTGCCGAAACTCAAGGTACTGCCTGGAGACACCAGGGCTGCCACGCCGGGCTTGAGCGGAATCGCATCCAGCTCGGCGCCGAGGTCCGCGCCGGCGAGCGCAATCACGGCTTTGGCCTGAAAGAGCAGCGTCGGGCCCTGCAGGGTCATTTCCAACGTGCTGAAGGTACGAGGGTTGCCGACCAGCAGGTTGCACAGGGCATGCGCATCCTCATCCATCACGCCGGTCACGGGTACGCCCCAATGCTGGAAACCATGCCGTCCGGTGTCCTGGAAAGTAGATAGCATGCCGGGTTTGATTACCTTGATGGTCACTTCGTGTTCTCCCGAGCCAACAGGTCAAACTCATGGCGGGTAATGGGTACGAATCGAATCCGGTCGCCGCCCTGTAAACGACACGGCGGCTGACTCAAGGGGGAAAACATGGGCAGCGGTGTACGCCCTATGAGGTTCCAACCGCCGGGGAGGTCAGCCGGGTAAATCACGCTTTGTCGGTTGGCGATGCCGATGCTGCCTTGCTTGACCAGCGTGCGCGGTGTGGCGCGACGCGGCAGCGACAGAGCGTTGTCGTGCATGCCTATGTAGGGATGGCCTGGCGCGAAACCGACCATCAATACATCCAGCCAGTCGGCCGAGTGAGCGGCGATGACCTCGTTGGTGGTCAGGCCGCTGGCCTGCGCGATATCTTCAAGATCCGGTGCATATTCCGGGTCGTAGCACACGGGGATGTCGAGGCGAGCGCCGGTCGTTGCGGCAGCACTGCGCGAATCCTTGAGACGCTCGGTCACAAGTGTGCAGATCGATTCGTAAGGCGACACACCGGGGAAAAGGCTGGCAATTGACTCGGGAGAGTAATGAACGCCGACGGTCACCATCGCAGAGACAACATCCGTGACGCCTGGCAGCTTGCCTTGAGCAGCCAGTGTGCGTAATTGACTGCCGACCGAGGCGGCCTGGCGGTTGAGGTCGATGGAAAATACGCTGCCAAATATCAGGATCACGCAGCGATCACCGCAGGGCTCGAACTGCCATTCAGCGGGTGAAAGAGGCGCTCCTGGCGGCTCATCCAAAATGCGACTGAGGTCGGACATAGTGTTCTCTATCCTCATGCGGCAGGCTAAGCATCGGCCAGGCGCGTGCAGCGAGACAGAGAAAGCACAAGCTTTCACAGGTATCCGGCGCAACACAGCAAGGCTTCACGGCTTGGGAGTGCGCCGTCGCTCTAATGGCGACGGTCGCTTGAACAACAGATTACTTGGCGAACAGCTGGCTCATATCCTTGAACGCCTTGAACTCCAGCGCGTTGCCGCACGGGTCGAACAGGAACATGGTGGCTTGCTCGCCGACCTGGCCTTTAAAGCGAATGTAGGGTTCGATCACAAACTTGGTCGCACGCGCTTTCAAGCGCTCGGCCAGGGCTTCCCATTGTGCCCACTCCAGGATGATGCCGAAGTGCGGAACCGGTACGTCGTGGCCGTCTACCGGGTTGCTGTGCACGCTTTCCTGCGAAGCAGTTTTTGGGTGCTCATGGATGACCAGTTGATGGCCGTAGAAATCGAAGTCTACCCATTGGTCGCTCGAGCGACCTTCGGAAAGACCGAACACCTCACCGTAGAAGTGACGTGTGGCGGCCAGATCGTAGACGGGAATTGCCAGATGGAAAGGGGAGAGGCTCACGGTGGTTTCCTATTGATTTGTTTTGATCTGAATCAATTCTTATCCGGAAACACGGTGGGGAAAAGCGCAAATTCTGTGTCCTGAGCACGAATAATTTCGATGAGTAAATCGGTAACACAGGCTTTTGCACCATTGTTGTTCGTGCTGCACCACGATGGTTCGTACAAACGCTGAAACGCTAGCTGTGCCGCGATTGATTTTCTATCGCCCCTATGCATTCGAAAGGCATCACACCGCGTCAAGAACGCAGGTCCGGAAAATGTTGAACAGGGGCGAATGTTTTTGCCGGTATTTCGAGACCAGTACGATCTCCCTGAAAAACGTCAGCTTGCGCAACTCCAGGACCCTGACATCCTCCGCATGTTCAAGCCAAAGACCCGCCTTGGGTACCAGCGAAACGCCGAGCCCGCTGCGTACCATTTTGACAATGGCATCCAGTTCATCCAGCTCCAGTGCCTGCTGCACGTGGATTTTTTGCTGCTTGAGAAACTGGGTGACCAGCCGCCCGCCAAACGAGCCTCGGTCATACCGCACGAAGGGTTGTTCCGCCAGAATCGCCAGTGGGTCGTCACCCACTACCTCTTTGGACGTGATCAATACGAACGCCTCGCGCGCGATGACTTCGGCATGCAGGTCCTTGGGTAGGGAAAACGGCGGTCTGATCATGATGGCCAAGTCCAACTCGCCGGCGTCCACTTGGCTGAGCAGGTTCAAAGACACACCCGGCACAAGGTTGGTTTCGATGAAAGGCGCCTGTGACTTCAAAGCCACCAGCGCCTGCGGCAGGATCCCGGTCTGAACCGTGCCGATCGCGCCGATTCGCAGTGCTCCGTGGAAGTCATTACCGCTGTCTGCGGCACCCATCCGAGCGAAAAGCCGCAGGATTTCCTCGGCCAGGGGAATGGCACGTTGACCGGCTGAATTGAGCGTCGCTGAGCGTCCGGTACGATCAAACAGTTTGACCCCCAAGCTGTCCTCAAGGCTTTTGATCTGGGCGCTGACGGCCGACTGCGTCAGCCCAACCTGCTGGCCAGCCGCTGCGAACGTGCCCCGCTGCGTAACGCAGATAAATGTCTTCAACTCTCTGATCATGTTGCACCTGGATTCGTGATGGGGTGTTGGCGCAGAAGGTGGTCTGGTTCGCTGTGAGTATTGTTGAGTACTTTTTCCAGGTGCTCAACGAACACGCGCACTCTGTGCGGAACATGGTGACGCGTCGGCAGCACCGCCGTGATCGACAGTTGCTCGGGCAGTACATCCTCAAGGTTCACCCTTACGAGGGAGCCTTCTGCAAGCTCGTTGCGGATATCCCAGTAGGTC
It contains:
- the umuC gene encoding translesion error-prone DNA polymerase V subunit UmuC gives rise to the protein MSKPTPVFALIDCNSFYASCERVFRPDLARTPIVVLSNNDGCVIARSYDAKPFIKMGEPYFQIKHKLKLHGIVPFSSNYALYGDMSERVMSLIEAMVPSVEVYSIDEAFADLSGMTELDALGRCIRNQVLRCTGIPVGVGIAHTKTLAKLANHTAKRLQGQTGGVVDICTPEKRDWVLRNTDVAEVWGVGRKMKQHLDGMGIKSAMDLAKADPRMLRKKFSVVIEKTARELSGTPCLELDEPDPPKQEICCSRMFGQRLTELAPIKEAVATYMMRASEKLRAQKSLCKKIRVSIRTGMFNPEEAKYANGVVVEMPYPTDDVRLLTRFAVDAVEQVFRMGFNYSKAEVLLLGLCQPGEYTDDLFALSQPAEATRVMSVLDEINGRWGKGTLRSASVPVDPVWAMRREMMSQSYTTRLDQLWKISCR
- a CDS encoding LexA family transcriptional regulator, translating into MPFYSFQVPAGFPSPAADHIEQHISMDEVLNIRAPHVYLITITGESMQGAGIYEGDIGIVDRSIEPAHGHVVVAVLNNEPICKRLCKRGKEIILLSENPKYPARYILEGDELSIWGVITSTVRSHV
- the accC gene encoding acetyl-CoA carboxylase biotin carboxylase subunit yields the protein MSEVAKLQKVVIANRGEIALRIVRACKELGIKTVAVYSTADTELMHVKLADESICIGPPLATNSYLKVSNIIAAAEVTGADGIHPGYGFLAENADFAEQVEKSGFAFIGPKAETIRLMGDKVSAKDAMIAAGVPTVPGSDGPLPEDEATALRIGREVGYPVIIKAAGGGGGRGMRVVHKEEDLIEAAKQTRSEAGAWFGNPMVYLEKYLTNPRHVEVQVLSDGQGHAIHLGDRDCSLQRRHQKVLEEAPAPGLDETARQEVLARCVKACIDINYRGAGTFEFLYENGRFYFIEMNTRVQVEHPVSEMVTGIDIVKEMLSIAAGNVLSFTQDDVKLHGHSLECRINAEDPKTFIPSPGLVKHFHAPGGNGVRVDSHLYSGYKVPSNYDSLIGKLITWGATRDEAMARMRNALDEIVVDGIKTNIPLHRDLVRDEGFCEGGVNIHYLEHKLANPV
- the accB gene encoding acetyl-CoA carboxylase biotin carboxyl carrier protein; translation: MDIEKVKELVKLIEGSGLAEIDFKEGNNRVRLRRDSKPAAHIPAVDAPQIAELQQAPVKPKPVGTVISAPMVGVFYRKASATSAAFVEIGQSVAKGDVLCIVEAMKMMNTVEATCSGVIEAIMVEDGQPVEYDQPMFNIV
- a CDS encoding MFS transporter, which translates into the protein MSRVLSENTHSPHIDVEAHATGGTTQSAVIAKRAAMASATGTAVEYYEFSIYGYMATIIAPLFFPGDNPAAALLATLAVFGIAFVIRPIGGVLLGRLADRIGRRRVLLSTVIGMGTATALIGVLPTTAQIGLAAPILLVLLRLSQGFFAGGEVVGAAAFVAESSPNGRRGFFGSFTPLGVAVGGATGAIVCGITTGLLSAEQLQAWGWRIPFFLSIPLVMFSFYMRHNVEETPEFKAFLEKEKPPVAPVKEVFSKNLPALLRVIVFASAQNAGYFIGMVFMNIYLTTYLHFDKSKVYWVIAVISLCMAAMMPFWGGLSDRIGRRKALSIGFLGYAILVIPMMILMDSGSLWIAALAMFVATLPMPIVQSVGYPTYAEQFPTRVRYTAMAISINLGAILGGGITPYVVTSIITKTGNLLVPGYFMAGAAVCALLAILTLRETSKGNLLR
- a CDS encoding LamB/YcsF family protein yields the protein MPEIDFNSDLGEGFSIYRAGDDAAILPHLTSANIACGFHAGDSRSMRSTVALAAQLGVAIGAHPGFDDLQGFGRRMMTLSEDEVYELIVYQVGALLGFTKAAKVELRHVKPHGALYNFAAVHRPTADAICRAVKDIDPSLILFGLSGSALVTAAQACGLTVAQEVFADRSYQEDGTLTPRNQPGAMIENLHEAIDQVMNMLHLGEVRTTQGTWVPVTAHTLCLHGDQPGAAAFASAIRQALLKEGITIQKPARTRI
- a CDS encoding biotin-dependent carboxyltransferase family protein translates to MTIKVIKPGMLSTFQDTGRHGFQHWGVPVTGVMDEDAHALCNLLVGNPRTFSTLEMTLQGPTLLFQAKAVIALAGADLGAELDAIPLKPGVAALVSPGSTLSFGKRRQGARSYLAVAGGFLLHPLMNSTSTYSRGGFGGLRGRALQAGDMIPICSSFANPPRLSPRSNFGLYEAVVCEPIRVIAGREWKDFSAESQAHFLNHDYTLSGDSDRMGYRLDGTPLALSSPKELLSESVAFGTVQVPPSGKPLILMADRQTTGGYPRIAQVASVDLPRLAQLLPGDKLRFSLIDLSAAEALLLTRARTLKAMEAFNA
- a CDS encoding allophanate hydrolase subunit 1 yields the protein MSDLSRILDEPPGAPLSPAEWQFEPCGDRCVILIFGSVFSIDLNRQAASVGSQLRTLAAQGKLPGVTDVVSAMVTVGVHYSPESIASLFPGVSPYESICTLVTERLKDSRSAAATTGARLDIPVCYDPEYAPDLEDIAQASGLTTNEVIAAHSADWLDVLMVGFAPGHPYIGMHDNALSLPRRATPRTLVKQGSIGIANRQSVIYPADLPGGWNLIGRTPLPMFSPLSQPPCRLQGGDRIRFVPITRHEFDLLARENTK
- a CDS encoding VOC family protein codes for the protein MSLSPFHLAIPVYDLAATRHFYGEVFGLSEGRSSDQWVDFDFYGHQLVIHEHPKTASQESVHSNPVDGHDVPVPHFGIILEWAQWEALAERLKARATKFVIEPYIRFKGQVGEQATMFLFDPCGNALEFKAFKDMSQLFAK
- a CDS encoding LysR family transcriptional regulator — translated: MIRELKTFICVTQRGTFAAAGQQVGLTQSAVSAQIKSLEDSLGVKLFDRTGRSATLNSAGQRAIPLAEEILRLFARMGAADSGNDFHGALRIGAIGTVQTGILPQALVALKSQAPFIETNLVPGVSLNLLSQVDAGELDLAIMIRPPFSLPKDLHAEVIAREAFVLITSKEVVGDDPLAILAEQPFVRYDRGSFGGRLVTQFLKQQKIHVQQALELDELDAIVKMVRSGLGVSLVPKAGLWLEHAEDVRVLELRKLTFFREIVLVSKYRQKHSPLFNIFRTCVLDAV